From Cheilinus undulatus linkage group 17, ASM1832078v1, whole genome shotgun sequence, one genomic window encodes:
- the LOC121525359 gene encoding placenta-specific gene 8 protein-like: MAVTNQPGSFQPSEFQTELCDCCEDCGTCAYGFFCYYCLGCSIASDMDECCLCGLGMPIRSVYRTKYNIKGSMCEDFMVTLCCPLCATCQLKRDIDRRKQQGIF, from the exons ATGGCTGTGACAAACCAACCAGGATCATTCCAGCCCTCAGAGTTCCAGACTGAATTGTGTGATTGCTGCGAGGACTGTGGGACAT GCGCATATGGATTTTTCTGCTACTACTGCCTCGGTTGCAGCATTGCCAGTGACATGGACGAGTGCTGCCTATGTGGTCTGGGAATGCCCATCCGTAGCGTCTACAGGACCAAATACAACATTAAG ggcTCCATGTGTGAGGACTTCATGGTGACCTTGTGCTGTCCGCTGTGTGCCACCTgccagctgaagagagacatcGACCGCAGAAAGCAGCAGGGCATTTTCTGA